A region of Arabidopsis thaliana chromosome 5, partial sequence DNA encodes the following proteins:
- the DCL4 gene encoding dicer-like 4 (dicer-like 4 (DCL4); CONTAINS InterPro DOMAIN/s: Restriction endonuclease, type I, R subunit/Type III, Res subunit (InterPro:IPR006935), Double-stranded RNA-binding (InterPro:IPR001159), Argonaute/Dicer protein, PAZ (InterPro:IPR003100), Ribonuclease III (InterPro:IPR000999), Double-stranded RNA-binding-like (InterPro:IPR014720), DEAD-like helicase, N-terminal (InterPro:IPR014001), DNA/RNA helicase, C-terminal (InterPro:IPR001650), Dicer double-stranded RNA-binding fold (InterPro:IPR005034), Helicase, superfamily 1/2, ATP-binding domain (InterPro:IPR014021); BEST Arabidopsis thaliana protein match is: dicer-like 2 (TAIR:AT3G03300.3).), producing the protein MRDEVDLSLTIPSKLLGKRDREQKNCEEEKNKNKKAKKQQKDPILLHTSAATHKFLPPPLTMPYSEIGDDLRSLDFDHADVSSDLHLTSSSSVSSFSSSSSSLFSAAGTDDPSPKMEKDPRKIARRYQVELCKKATEENVIVYLGTGCGKTHIAVMLIYELGHLVLSPKKSVCIFLAPTVALVEQQAKVIADSVNFKVAIHCGGKRIVKSHSEWEREIAANEHCFIKMECISLLIFDECHHAQQQSNHPYAEIMKVFYKSESLQRPRIFGMTASPVVGKGSFQSENLSKSINSLENLLNAKVYSVESNVQLDGFVSSPLVKVYYYRSALSDASQSTIRYENMLEDIKQRCLASLKLLIDTHQTQTLLSMKRLLKRSHDNLIYTLLNLGLWGAIQAAKIQLNSDHNVQDEPVGKNPKSKICDTYLSMAAEALSSGVAKDENASDLLSLAALKEPLFSRKLVQLIKILSVFRLEPHMKCIIFVNRIVTARTLSCILNNLELLRSWKSDFLVGLSSGLKSMSRRSMETILKRFQSKELNLLVATKVGEEGLDIQTCCLVIRYDLPETVTSFIQSRGRARMPQSEYAFLVDSGNEKEMDLIENFKVNEDRMNLEITYRSSEETCPRLDEELYKVHETGACISGGSSISLLYKYCSRLPHDEFFQPKPEFQFKPVDEFGGTICRITLPANAPISEIESSLLPSTEAAKKDACLKAVHELHNLGVLNDFLLPDSKDEIEDELSDDEFDFDNIKGEGCSRGDLYEMRVPVLFKQKWDPSTSCVNLHSYYIMFVPHPADRIYKKFGFFMKSPLPVEAETMDIDLHLAHQRSVSVKIFPSGVTEFDNDEIRLAELFQEIALKVLFERGELIPDFVPLELQDSSRTSKSTFYLLLPLCLHDGESVISVDWVTIRNCLSSPIFKTPSVLVEDIFPPSGSHLKLANGCWNIDDVKNSLVFTTYSKQFYFVADICHGRNGFSPVKESSTKSHVESIYKLYGVELKHPAQPLLRVKPLCHVRNLLHNRMQTNLEPQELDEYFIEIPPELSHLKIKGLSKDIGSSLSLLPSIMHRMENLLVAIELKHVLSASIPEIAEVSGHRVLEALTTEKCHERLSLERLEVLGDAFLKFAVSRHLFLHHDSLDEGELTRRRSNVVNNSNLCRLAIKKNLQVYIRDQALDPTQFFAFGHPCRVTCDEVASKEVHSLNRDLGILESNTGEIRCSKGHHWLYKKTIADVVEALVGAFLVDSGFKGAVKFLKWIGVNVDFESLQVQDACIASRRYLPLTTRNNLETLENQLDYKFLHKGLLVQAFIHPSYNRHGGGCYQRLEFLGDAVLDYLMTSYFFTVFPKLKPGQLTDLRSLSVNNEALANVAVSFSLKRFLFCESIYLHEVIEDYTNFLASSPLASGQSEGPRCPKVLGDLVESCLGALFLDCGFNLNHVWTMMLSFLDPVKNLSNLQISPIKELIELCQSYKWDREISATKKDGAFTVELKVTKNGCCLTVSATGRNKREGTKKAAQLMITNLKAHENITTSHPLEDVLKNGIRNEAKLIGYNEDPIDVVDLVGLDVENLNILETFGGNSERSSSYVIRRGLPQAPSKTEDRLPQKAIIKAGGPSSKTAKSLLHETCVANCWKPPHFECCEEEGPGHLKSFVYKVILEVEDAPNMTLECYGEARATKKGAAEHAAQAAIWCLKHSGFLC; encoded by the exons ATGCGTGACGAAGTTGACTTGAGCTTGACCATTCCCTCGAAGCTTTTGGGGAAGCGAgacagagaacaaaaaaattgtgaagaagaaaaaaacaaaaacaaaaaagctaaAAAGCAGCAAAAGGACCCAATTCTTCTTCACACTAGTGCTGCCACTCACAagtttcttcctcctcctttgACCATGCCGTACAGTGAAATCGGCGACGATCTTCGCTCACTCGACTTTGACCACGCCGATGTTTCTTCCGACCTTCAcctcacttcttcttcctctgtttcttcgttttcctcttcttcgtcttctttgtTCTCCGCGGCTGGTACGGATGATCCTTCACCGAAAATGGAGAAAGACCCTAGAAAAATCGCCAGGAG GTATCAGGTGGAGCTGTGTAAGAAAGCAACGGAGGAGAACGTTATTGTATATTTGGGTACAGGTTGTGGGAAGACTCACATTGCAGTGATGCTTATATATGAGCTTGGTCATTTGGTTCTTAGTCCCAAGAAAagtgtttgtatttttcttgCTCCCACCGTGGCTTTGGTCGAACAG CAAGCCAAGGTCATAGCGGACTCTGTCAACTTCAAAGTTGCAATACATTGTGGAGGCAAGAGGATTGTGAAGAGCCACTCGGAgtgggagagagagattgcAGCGAATGAG CACTGTTTCATCAAGATGGAGTGTATCTCCCTTCTAATATTTGATGAGTGTCACCATGCTCAACAACAAAGCAACCATCCTTATGCAGAAATCATGAAG GTTTTCTATAAATCGGAAAGTTTACAACGGCCTCGAATATTTGGAATGACTGCATCTCCAGTTGTTGGCAAAG GGTCTTTTCAATCAGAGAATTTATCGAAAAGCATTAATAGCCTTGAAAATTTGCTCAATGCCAAG GTTTATTCAGTGGAAAGCAATGTCCAGCTGGATGGTTTTGTTTCATCTCCTTTAGTCAAAGTATATTATTATCGGTCAGCTTTAAGTGATGCATCTCAATCGACCATCAGATATGAAAACATGCTGGAGGACATCAAACAGCGG TGCTTGGCATCACTTAAGCTGCTGATTGATACTCATCAAACACAAACCCTCCTAAGTATGAAAAGGCTTCTCAAAAGATCTCATGATAATCTCATATATACTCTGCTGAATCTTGGCCTCTGGGGAGCAATACAG GCTGCTAAAATCCAATTGAATAGTGACCATAATGTACAAGACGAGCCTGTGGGAAAGAATCCTAAGTCAAAGATATGTGATACATATCTTTCTATGGCTGCTGAGGCCCTCTCTTCTGGTGTTGCTAAAG ATGAGAATGCATCTGACCTCCTCAGCTTAGCGGCGTTGAAGGAACCATTATTCTCTAGAAAGCTAGTTCAATTGATTAAGATCCTTTCGGTATTCAG gcTAGAGCCACACATGAAATGTATAATATTTGTCAATCGGATTGTGACTGCAAGAACATTGTCATGCATACTAAATAACTTGGAACTGCTACGGTCTTGGAAGTCTGATTTCCTTGTTGGACTTAGTTCTGGACTGAAGAGCATGTCAAGAAGGAGTATGGAAACAATACTTAAACGGTTCCAATCTAAAGAG CTCAATTTACTGGTTGCCACTAAAGTTGGTGAAGAAGGCCTTGATATTCAGACATGCTGTCTTGTGATCCGTTATGATTTACCAGAGACTGTTACCAGCTTCATACAGTCCAGAGGTCGTGCTCGAATGCCTCAGTCTGAATATGCGTTTCTAGTGGACAG CGGAAACGAGAAAGAGATGGAtcttattgaaaattttaaagtaaatgAAGATCGAATGAATCTAGAAATTACTTACAGAAGCTCAGAGGAAACTTGTCCTAGACTTGATGAGGAGTTATACAAAGTTCATGAGACAGGAGCTTGTATCAGTGGTGGAAGCAGCATCTCCCTTCTCTATAAATATTGTTCTAGGCTTCCACATGATGA ATTTTTTCAGCCCAAGCCAGAGTTTCAATTCAAGCCTGTTGACGAATTTGGTGGAACTATCTGTCGCATAACTTTACCTGCTAATGCTCCTATAAGTGAAATCGAAAGTTCACTACTACCTTCGACAGAAGCTGCTAAAAAGGATGCTTGTCTAAAGGCTGTGCATGAGTTGCACAACTTGGGTGTACTTAACGATTTTCTGTTGCCAGATTCCAAGGATGAAATTGAGGACGAATTGTcagatgatgaatttgattttgataacaTCAAAG GTGAAGGCTGTTCACGAGGTGACCTGTATGAGATGCGTGTACCAGTCTTGTTTAAACAAAAGTGGGATCCATCTACAAGTTGTGTCAATCTTCATTCTTACTATATAATGTTTGTGCCTCATCCCGCTGATAGGATCTACaaaaagtttggtttcttcatgAAGTCACCTCTTCCCGTTGAGGCTGAGACTATGGATATCGATCTTCACCTTGCTCATCAAAGATCTGTAAGTGTAAAGATTTTTCCATCAGGGGTCACAGAATTCGACAACGATGAG ATAAGACTAGCTGAGCTTTTCCAGGAGATTGCCCTGAAGGTTCTTTTTGAACGGGGGGAGCTGATCCCGGACTTTGTTCCCTTGGAACTGCAAGACTCTTCTAGAACAAGCAAATCCACCTtctaccttcttcttccactctGTCTGCATGATGGAGAAAGTGTTATATCTGTAGATTGGGTGACTATCAGAAACTGCTTGTCATCACCAATCTTTAAGACTCCATCTGTTTTAGTGGAAGATATATTTCCTCCTTCGGGCTCTCATTTAAAGCTAGCAAATGGCTGCTGGAATATTGATGATGTGAAGAACAGCTTGGTTTTTACAACCTACAGTAAACAATTTTACTTTGTTGCTGATATCTGCCATGGAAGAAATGGTTTCAGTCCTGTTAAGGAATCTAGCACCAAAAGCCATGTGGAGAGCATATATAAGTT GTATGGCGTGGAACTCAAGCATCCTGCACAGCCACTCTTGCGTGTGAAACCACTTTGTCATGTTCGGAACTTGCTTCACAACCGAATGCAGACGAATTTGG AACCACAAGAACTTGACGAATACTTCATAGAGATTCCTCCCGAACTTTCTCACTTAAAGATAAAAGGATTATCTAAAGACATCGGAAGCTCGTTATCCTTGTTACCATCAATCATGCATCGTATGGAGAATTTACTCGTGGCTATTGAACTGAAACATGTGCTGTCTGCTTCGATCCCTGAGATAGCTGAAGTTTCTGGTCACAGG GTACTCGAGGCGCTCACAACAGAGAAATGTCATGAGCGCCTTTCTCTTGAAAGGCTTGAGGTGCTTGGTGATGCATTCCTCAAGTTTGCTGTTAGCCGACACCTTTTTCTACACCATGATAGTCTTGATGAAGGAGAGTTGACTCGGAGACGCTCTAACGTTGTTAACAATTCCAACTTGTGCAGGcttgcaataaaaaaaaatctgcag GTCTACATCCGTGATCAAGCATTGGATCCTACTCAGTTCTTTGCATTTGGCCATCCATGCAGAGTAACCTGTGACGAGGTAGCCAGTAAAGAGGTTCATTCCTTGAATAGGGATCTTGGGATCTTGGAGTCAAATACTGGTGAAATCAGATGTAGCAAAGGCCATCATTGGTTgtacaagaaaacaattgcTGATGTGGTTGAGGCTCTTGTGGGAGCTTTCTTAGTTGACAGTGGCTTCAAAGGTGCTGTGAAATTTCTGAAGTGGATTGGTGTAAATGTTGATTTTGAATCCTTGCAAGTACAAGATGCTTGTATTGCAAGCAGGCGCTACTTGCCCCTCACTACTCGCAATAATTTGGAGACCCTTGAAAACCAGCTTGACTATAAGTTCCTCCACAAAGGTCTACTTGTACAAGCCTTTATCCATCCATCTTACAACAGGCATGGAGGAGGCTGCTACCAG AGATTGGAGTTTCTTGGGGATGCTGTTCTGGACTACTTGATGACATCCTATTTTTTCACAGTCTTCCCGAAACTGAAACCTGGTCAACTGACCGATCTAAGATCTCTCTCAGTAAATAATGAGGCGCTAGCAAATGTTGCTGTCAGTTTTTCGCTAAAGAGATTTCTATTTTGCGAGTCCATTTATCTTCATGAAGTTATAGAGGATTATACCAATTTCCTGGCATCTTCCCCATTGGCAAGTGGACAATCTGAAGGTCCAAGATGCCCAAAG GTTCTTGGTGACTTGGTAGAATCCTGTTTGGGGGCTCTTTTCCTCGATTGTGGGTTCAACTTGAATCATGTCTGGACTATGATGCTATCATTTCTAGATCCGGTCAAAAACTTGTCTAACCTTCAGATTAGTCCTATAAAAGAACTGATTGAACTTTGCCAGTCTTACAAGTGGGATCGGGAAATATCAGCGACGAAAAAGGATGGTGCTTTTACTGTTGAACTAAAAGTGACCAAGAATGGTTGTTGCCTTACAGTTTCTGCAACTGGTCGGAACAAAAGAGAGGGCACAAAAAAGGCTGCACAGCTGATGATTACAAACCTGAAG GCTCATGAGAACATAACAACCTCCCATCCGTTGGAGGATGTTCTGAAGAATGGCATCCGAAATGAAGCTAAATTAATTGGCTACAATGAAGATCCTATAGATGTTGTGGATCTTGTTGGGCTGGACGTTGAAAACCTAAATATCCTAGAAACTTTTGGCGGGAATAGTGAAAGAAGCAGCTCATACGTCATCAGACGAGGTCTCCCCCAAGCACCATCTAAAACAGAAGACAGGCTTCCTCAAAAGGCCATCATAAAAGCAG GTGGACCAAGCAGCAAAACCGCAAAATCCCTCTTGCACGAAACATGTGTTGCTAACTGTTGGAAGCCACCACACTTCGAATGTTGTGAAGAGGAAGGACCAGGCCACCTGAAATC ATTCGTCTACAAGGTAATCCTGGAAGTTGAAGATGCGCCCAATATGACATTGGAATGTTATGGTGAGGCTAGAGCAACGAAGAAAGGTGCAGCAGAGCACGCTGCCCAAGCTGCTATATGGTGCCTCAAGCATTCTGGATTCCTTTGCTGA
- the DCL4 gene encoding dicer-like 4 (dicer-like 4 (DCL4); CONTAINS InterPro DOMAIN/s: DNA/RNA helicase, DEAD/DEAH box type, N-terminal (InterPro:IPR011545), Double-stranded RNA-binding (InterPro:IPR001159), Argonaute/Dicer protein, PAZ (InterPro:IPR003100), Ribonuclease III (InterPro:IPR000999), Double-stranded RNA-binding-like (InterPro:IPR014720), DEAD-like helicase, N-terminal (InterPro:IPR014001), DNA/RNA helicase, C-terminal (InterPro:IPR001650), Dicer double-stranded RNA-binding fold (InterPro:IPR005034), Helicase, superfamily 1/2, ATP-binding domain (InterPro:IPR014021); BEST Arabidopsis thaliana protein match is: dicer-like 2 (TAIR:AT3G03300.3); Has 20138 Blast hits to 15531 proteins in 2958 species: Archae - 325; Bacteria - 10957; Metazoa - 2671; Fungi - 1592; Plants - 1161; Viruses - 33; Other Eukaryotes - 3399 (source: NCBI BLink).) — MRDEVDLSLTIPSKLLGKRDREQKNCEEEKNKNKKAKKQQKDPILLHTSAATHKFLPPPLTMPYSEIGDDLRSLDFDHADVSSDLHLTSSSSVSSFSSSSSSLFSAAGTDDPSPKMEKDPRKIARRYQVELCKKATEENVIVYLGTGCGKTHIAVMLIYELGHLVLSPKKSVCIFLAPTVALVEQQAKVIADSVNFKVAIHCGGKRIVKSHSEWEREIAANEVLVMTPQILLHNLQHCFIKMECISLLIFDECHHAQQQSNHPYAEIMKVFYKSESLQRPRIFGMTASPVVGKGSFQSENLSKSINSLENLLNAKVYSVESNVQLDGFVSSPLVKVYYYRSALSDASQSTIRYENMLEDIKQRCLASLKLLIDTHQTQTLLSMKRLLKRSHDNLIYTLLNLGLWGAIQAAKIQLNSDHNVQDEPVGKNPKSKICDTYLSMAAEALSSGVAKDENASDLLSLAALKEPLFSRKLVQLIKILSVFRLEPHMKCIIFVNRIVTARTLSCILNNLELLRSWKSDFLVGLSSGLKSMSRRSMETILKRFQSKELNLLVATKVGEEGLDIQTCCLVIRYDLPETVTSFIQSRGRARMPQSEYAFLVDSGNEKEMDLIENFKVNEDRMNLEITYRSSEETCPRLDEELYKVHETGACISGGSSISLLYKYCSRLPHDEFFQPKPEFQFKPVDEFGGTICRITLPANAPISEIESSLLPSTEAAKKDACLKAVHELHNLGVLNDFLLPDSKDEIEDELSDDEFDFDNIKGEGCSRGDLYEMRVPVLFKQKWDPSTSCVNLHSYYIMFVPHPADRIYKKFGFFMKSPLPVEAETMDIDLHLAHQRSVSVKIFPSGVTEFDNDEIRLAELFQEIALKVLFERGELIPDFVPLELQDSSRTSKSTFYLLLPLCLHDGESVISVDWVTIRNCLSSPIFKTPSVLVEDIFPPSGSHLKLANGCWNIDDVKNSLVFTTYSKQFYFVADICHGRNGFSPVKESSTKSHVESIYKLYGVELKHPAQPLLRVKPLCHVRNLLHNRMQTNLEPQELDEYFIEIPPELSHLKIKGLSKDIGSSLSLLPSIMHRMENLLVAIELKHVLSASIPEIAEVSGHRVLEALTTEKCHERLSLERLEVLGDAFLKFAVSRHLFLHHDSLDEGELTRRRSNVVNNSNLCRLAIKKNLQVYIRDQALDPTQFFAFGHPCRVTCDEVASKEVHSLNRDLGILESNTGEIRCSKGHHWLYKKTIADVVEALVGAFLVDSGFKGAVKFLKWIGVNVDFESLQVQDACIASRRYLPLTTRNNLETLENQLDYKFLHKGLLVQAFIHPSYNRHGGGCYQRLEFLGDAVLDYLMTSYFFTVFPKLKPGQLTDLRSLSVNNEALANVAVSFSLKRFLFCESIYLHEVIEDYTNFLASSPLASGQSEGPRCPKVLGDLVESCLGALFLDCGFNLNHVWTMMLSFLDPVKNLSNLQISPIKELIELCQSYKWDREISATKKDGAFTVELKVTKNGCCLTVSATGRNKREGTKKAAQLMITNLKAHENITTSHPLEDVLKNGIRNEAKLIGYNEDPIDVVDLVGLDVENLNILETFGGNSERSSSYVIRRGLPQAPSKTEDRLPQKAIIKAGGPSSKTAKSLLHETCVANCWKPPHFECCEEEGPGHLKSFVYKVILEVEDAPNMTLECYGEARATKKGAAEHAAQAAIWCLKHSGFLC, encoded by the exons ATGCGTGACGAAGTTGACTTGAGCTTGACCATTCCCTCGAAGCTTTTGGGGAAGCGAgacagagaacaaaaaaattgtgaagaagaaaaaaacaaaaacaaaaaagctaaAAAGCAGCAAAAGGACCCAATTCTTCTTCACACTAGTGCTGCCACTCACAagtttcttcctcctcctttgACCATGCCGTACAGTGAAATCGGCGACGATCTTCGCTCACTCGACTTTGACCACGCCGATGTTTCTTCCGACCTTCAcctcacttcttcttcctctgtttcttcgttttcctcttcttcgtcttctttgtTCTCCGCGGCTGGTACGGATGATCCTTCACCGAAAATGGAGAAAGACCCTAGAAAAATCGCCAGGAG GTATCAGGTGGAGCTGTGTAAGAAAGCAACGGAGGAGAACGTTATTGTATATTTGGGTACAGGTTGTGGGAAGACTCACATTGCAGTGATGCTTATATATGAGCTTGGTCATTTGGTTCTTAGTCCCAAGAAAagtgtttgtatttttcttgCTCCCACCGTGGCTTTGGTCGAACAG CAAGCCAAGGTCATAGCGGACTCTGTCAACTTCAAAGTTGCAATACATTGTGGAGGCAAGAGGATTGTGAAGAGCCACTCGGAgtgggagagagagattgcAGCGAATGAG GTTCTTGTTATGACTCCACAAATACTTCTGCATAACTTACAGCACTGTTTCATCAAGATGGAGTGTATCTCCCTTCTAATATTTGATGAGTGTCACCATGCTCAACAACAAAGCAACCATCCTTATGCAGAAATCATGAAG GTTTTCTATAAATCGGAAAGTTTACAACGGCCTCGAATATTTGGAATGACTGCATCTCCAGTTGTTGGCAAAG GGTCTTTTCAATCAGAGAATTTATCGAAAAGCATTAATAGCCTTGAAAATTTGCTCAATGCCAAG GTTTATTCAGTGGAAAGCAATGTCCAGCTGGATGGTTTTGTTTCATCTCCTTTAGTCAAAGTATATTATTATCGGTCAGCTTTAAGTGATGCATCTCAATCGACCATCAGATATGAAAACATGCTGGAGGACATCAAACAGCGG TGCTTGGCATCACTTAAGCTGCTGATTGATACTCATCAAACACAAACCCTCCTAAGTATGAAAAGGCTTCTCAAAAGATCTCATGATAATCTCATATATACTCTGCTGAATCTTGGCCTCTGGGGAGCAATACAG GCTGCTAAAATCCAATTGAATAGTGACCATAATGTACAAGACGAGCCTGTGGGAAAGAATCCTAAGTCAAAGATATGTGATACATATCTTTCTATGGCTGCTGAGGCCCTCTCTTCTGGTGTTGCTAAAG ATGAGAATGCATCTGACCTCCTCAGCTTAGCGGCGTTGAAGGAACCATTATTCTCTAGAAAGCTAGTTCAATTGATTAAGATCCTTTCGGTATTCAG gcTAGAGCCACACATGAAATGTATAATATTTGTCAATCGGATTGTGACTGCAAGAACATTGTCATGCATACTAAATAACTTGGAACTGCTACGGTCTTGGAAGTCTGATTTCCTTGTTGGACTTAGTTCTGGACTGAAGAGCATGTCAAGAAGGAGTATGGAAACAATACTTAAACGGTTCCAATCTAAAGAG CTCAATTTACTGGTTGCCACTAAAGTTGGTGAAGAAGGCCTTGATATTCAGACATGCTGTCTTGTGATCCGTTATGATTTACCAGAGACTGTTACCAGCTTCATACAGTCCAGAGGTCGTGCTCGAATGCCTCAGTCTGAATATGCGTTTCTAGTGGACAG CGGAAACGAGAAAGAGATGGAtcttattgaaaattttaaagtaaatgAAGATCGAATGAATCTAGAAATTACTTACAGAAGCTCAGAGGAAACTTGTCCTAGACTTGATGAGGAGTTATACAAAGTTCATGAGACAGGAGCTTGTATCAGTGGTGGAAGCAGCATCTCCCTTCTCTATAAATATTGTTCTAGGCTTCCACATGATGA ATTTTTTCAGCCCAAGCCAGAGTTTCAATTCAAGCCTGTTGACGAATTTGGTGGAACTATCTGTCGCATAACTTTACCTGCTAATGCTCCTATAAGTGAAATCGAAAGTTCACTACTACCTTCGACAGAAGCTGCTAAAAAGGATGCTTGTCTAAAGGCTGTGCATGAGTTGCACAACTTGGGTGTACTTAACGATTTTCTGTTGCCAGATTCCAAGGATGAAATTGAGGACGAATTGTcagatgatgaatttgattttgataacaTCAAAG GTGAAGGCTGTTCACGAGGTGACCTGTATGAGATGCGTGTACCAGTCTTGTTTAAACAAAAGTGGGATCCATCTACAAGTTGTGTCAATCTTCATTCTTACTATATAATGTTTGTGCCTCATCCCGCTGATAGGATCTACaaaaagtttggtttcttcatgAAGTCACCTCTTCCCGTTGAGGCTGAGACTATGGATATCGATCTTCACCTTGCTCATCAAAGATCTGTAAGTGTAAAGATTTTTCCATCAGGGGTCACAGAATTCGACAACGATGAG ATAAGACTAGCTGAGCTTTTCCAGGAGATTGCCCTGAAGGTTCTTTTTGAACGGGGGGAGCTGATCCCGGACTTTGTTCCCTTGGAACTGCAAGACTCTTCTAGAACAAGCAAATCCACCTtctaccttcttcttccactctGTCTGCATGATGGAGAAAGTGTTATATCTGTAGATTGGGTGACTATCAGAAACTGCTTGTCATCACCAATCTTTAAGACTCCATCTGTTTTAGTGGAAGATATATTTCCTCCTTCGGGCTCTCATTTAAAGCTAGCAAATGGCTGCTGGAATATTGATGATGTGAAGAACAGCTTGGTTTTTACAACCTACAGTAAACAATTTTACTTTGTTGCTGATATCTGCCATGGAAGAAATGGTTTCAGTCCTGTTAAGGAATCTAGCACCAAAAGCCATGTGGAGAGCATATATAAGTT GTATGGCGTGGAACTCAAGCATCCTGCACAGCCACTCTTGCGTGTGAAACCACTTTGTCATGTTCGGAACTTGCTTCACAACCGAATGCAGACGAATTTGG AACCACAAGAACTTGACGAATACTTCATAGAGATTCCTCCCGAACTTTCTCACTTAAAGATAAAAGGATTATCTAAAGACATCGGAAGCTCGTTATCCTTGTTACCATCAATCATGCATCGTATGGAGAATTTACTCGTGGCTATTGAACTGAAACATGTGCTGTCTGCTTCGATCCCTGAGATAGCTGAAGTTTCTGGTCACAGG GTACTCGAGGCGCTCACAACAGAGAAATGTCATGAGCGCCTTTCTCTTGAAAGGCTTGAGGTGCTTGGTGATGCATTCCTCAAGTTTGCTGTTAGCCGACACCTTTTTCTACACCATGATAGTCTTGATGAAGGAGAGTTGACTCGGAGACGCTCTAACGTTGTTAACAATTCCAACTTGTGCAGGcttgcaataaaaaaaaatctgcag GTCTACATCCGTGATCAAGCATTGGATCCTACTCAGTTCTTTGCATTTGGCCATCCATGCAGAGTAACCTGTGACGAGGTAGCCAGTAAAGAGGTTCATTCCTTGAATAGGGATCTTGGGATCTTGGAGTCAAATACTGGTGAAATCAGATGTAGCAAAGGCCATCATTGGTTgtacaagaaaacaattgcTGATGTGGTTGAGGCTCTTGTGGGAGCTTTCTTAGTTGACAGTGGCTTCAAAGGTGCTGTGAAATTTCTGAAGTGGATTGGTGTAAATGTTGATTTTGAATCCTTGCAAGTACAAGATGCTTGTATTGCAAGCAGGCGCTACTTGCCCCTCACTACTCGCAATAATTTGGAGACCCTTGAAAACCAGCTTGACTATAAGTTCCTCCACAAAGGTCTACTTGTACAAGCCTTTATCCATCCATCTTACAACAGGCATGGAGGAGGCTGCTACCAG AGATTGGAGTTTCTTGGGGATGCTGTTCTGGACTACTTGATGACATCCTATTTTTTCACAGTCTTCCCGAAACTGAAACCTGGTCAACTGACCGATCTAAGATCTCTCTCAGTAAATAATGAGGCGCTAGCAAATGTTGCTGTCAGTTTTTCGCTAAAGAGATTTCTATTTTGCGAGTCCATTTATCTTCATGAAGTTATAGAGGATTATACCAATTTCCTGGCATCTTCCCCATTGGCAAGTGGACAATCTGAAGGTCCAAGATGCCCAAAG GTTCTTGGTGACTTGGTAGAATCCTGTTTGGGGGCTCTTTTCCTCGATTGTGGGTTCAACTTGAATCATGTCTGGACTATGATGCTATCATTTCTAGATCCGGTCAAAAACTTGTCTAACCTTCAGATTAGTCCTATAAAAGAACTGATTGAACTTTGCCAGTCTTACAAGTGGGATCGGGAAATATCAGCGACGAAAAAGGATGGTGCTTTTACTGTTGAACTAAAAGTGACCAAGAATGGTTGTTGCCTTACAGTTTCTGCAACTGGTCGGAACAAAAGAGAGGGCACAAAAAAGGCTGCACAGCTGATGATTACAAACCTGAAG GCTCATGAGAACATAACAACCTCCCATCCGTTGGAGGATGTTCTGAAGAATGGCATCCGAAATGAAGCTAAATTAATTGGCTACAATGAAGATCCTATAGATGTTGTGGATCTTGTTGGGCTGGACGTTGAAAACCTAAATATCCTAGAAACTTTTGGCGGGAATAGTGAAAGAAGCAGCTCATACGTCATCAGACGAGGTCTCCCCCAAGCACCATCTAAAACAGAAGACAGGCTTCCTCAAAAGGCCATCATAAAAGCAG GTGGACCAAGCAGCAAAACCGCAAAATCCCTCTTGCACGAAACATGTGTTGCTAACTGTTGGAAGCCACCACACTTCGAATGTTGTGAAGAGGAAGGACCAGGCCACCTGAAATC ATTCGTCTACAAGGTAATCCTGGAAGTTGAAGATGCGCCCAATATGACATTGGAATGTTATGGTGAGGCTAGAGCAACGAAGAAAGGTGCAGCAGAGCACGCTGCCCAAGCTGCTATATGGTGCCTCAAGCATTCTGGATTCCTTTGCTGA